The proteins below come from a single Parageobacillus toebii NBRC 107807 genomic window:
- a CDS encoding MinD/ParA family protein → MRDQAESLRLQLNRRNEQSATKAIAITSGKGGVGKSNVSLNFSIMLSKRGFRVLLLDMDIGMGNIDILLGQSSHATIIDLFYERFSLYELIKNGPENISFIAGGTGLANIFTMDEEKVDFFLTQLQLVSEQYDYLIFDMGAGISEDRLRLLKAVHEIFIVTTPEPTAMTDAYAMMKYVHMQEKNIPFYVIVNRAQTDQEGRDTLRRLKSVAKQFLNKDIIPLGVLPEDRSVYKAVVRQTPFLLFDPASKISRAMYMLTDRYLSARAMDEERVQRSFNFFARLRHFLLER, encoded by the coding sequence ATGAGAGATCAAGCAGAAAGCTTACGGTTGCAATTAAATAGACGAAATGAACAAAGTGCGACAAAAGCGATTGCAATCACTAGCGGGAAAGGTGGGGTCGGTAAATCCAACGTCTCACTCAACTTTTCGATTATGTTATCCAAACGAGGCTTTCGGGTATTGTTGCTTGACATGGACATTGGAATGGGAAACATCGATATTTTGCTCGGTCAATCGTCTCATGCGACGATAATTGACTTGTTTTATGAGCGGTTTTCGTTATATGAGCTGATTAAAAATGGTCCGGAAAATATTTCGTTTATTGCTGGAGGAACAGGACTAGCAAACATATTTACAATGGACGAAGAAAAAGTAGATTTCTTTTTAACGCAGCTGCAATTGGTGTCGGAACAATACGACTATCTTATTTTCGATATGGGAGCGGGGATTTCCGAAGATCGTCTTCGTCTTTTAAAGGCGGTCCATGAAATTTTTATCGTCACGACACCGGAGCCGACAGCGATGACAGATGCGTATGCGATGATGAAGTATGTTCATATGCAAGAAAAGAATATTCCGTTTTATGTCATTGTGAATCGAGCCCAGACCGATCAAGAAGGACGAGATACGTTGCGTCGATTAAAAAGTGTAGCAAAACAATTTCTTAATAAGGATATTATTCCGTTGGGCGTTTTGCCGGAAGACCGCTCTGTCTATAAGGCAGTAGTGCGGCAAACACCGTTTTTACTGTTCGACCCGGCTTCGAAAATTAGCCGTGCAATGTATATGCTAACGGATCGTTATTTGTCAGCGCGGGCAATGGATGAAGAAAGAGTCCAGCGATCGTTTAACTTCTTTGCTAGATTGCGGCATTTCCTTTTAGAAAGGTAG
- a CDS encoding protein-glutamate methylesterase/protein-glutamine glutaminase, whose amino-acid sequence MNKVKVLVVDDSAFMRKFITDLLSENPQIEVVGAARNGKEALKKVSLLNPDVVTLDVEMPIMNGIDALKQIMKEHPLPVVMLSSTTTEGAKNTIIAMQYGAIDFVAKPSGEISLDLYKVKEELINKVLLASRANVRVISKDNASEIIMNPMYDKRAHQRKKIVCIGTSTGGPRALQQVLTRLPENIAAPIMIVQHMPKGFTKSLAQRLDSLSQITVKEAEDGETLQNGTAYIAPGGFHLLVRESNGSLTACVEQSPPRNGHRPSVDVLFESISALTGYEKIAVIMTGMGSDGTAGLKKLKENGNTKVIAEAQETAVVFGMPRAAIQANVVDSIVPLEQIAEMIVKYVEGQGGKGDGHEPIFGSVH is encoded by the coding sequence ATGAACAAAGTGAAAGTGCTCGTTGTAGATGACTCGGCTTTTATGCGAAAGTTTATTACCGATCTTCTTTCCGAAAACCCGCAAATCGAAGTAGTAGGAGCGGCTAGAAACGGCAAAGAAGCACTAAAAAAGGTTTCTCTGCTAAATCCGGATGTCGTTACATTAGATGTCGAAATGCCGATTATGAATGGGATTGATGCGCTTAAACAAATAATGAAAGAACATCCGCTTCCTGTTGTAATGTTATCCAGCACGACGACAGAAGGTGCAAAAAATACGATTATCGCCATGCAATATGGGGCGATCGACTTTGTTGCAAAACCGTCCGGGGAGATTTCGCTTGATTTATATAAAGTGAAAGAAGAACTAATAAACAAAGTGCTGCTAGCAAGTCGTGCCAATGTACGGGTAATATCCAAAGACAATGCCAGTGAAATAATAATGAATCCGATGTATGACAAGCGGGCACATCAGCGCAAAAAAATCGTTTGTATTGGGACATCAACGGGAGGCCCCCGCGCTTTACAGCAAGTGTTAACGAGATTGCCAGAAAATATTGCTGCACCAATTATGATCGTTCAACATATGCCAAAAGGATTTACAAAATCATTGGCACAAAGGCTTGATTCACTTTCACAAATTACCGTAAAAGAGGCAGAAGATGGGGAAACGTTGCAAAATGGCACTGCTTATATTGCGCCTGGCGGGTTTCATTTATTAGTACGTGAATCAAATGGGTCGCTTACGGCATGCGTGGAACAGTCGCCGCCACGAAATGGCCATCGTCCATCTGTTGATGTGCTGTTTGAATCGATAAGCGCATTAACGGGCTATGAAAAAATTGCAGTCATTATGACAGGAATGGGTTCAGACGGAACAGCAGGATTAAAAAAATTAAAAGAAAATGGAAACACCAAAGTAATCGCTGAAGCACAGGAAACAGCGGTCGTGTTCGGGATGCCGAGAGCAGCGATTCAAGCAAATGTAGTAGATTCGATCGTGCCTTTAGAACAAATTGCAGAAATGATTGTCAAATATGTAGAAGGGCAAGGGGGAAAAGGCGATGGACATGAGCCAATATTTGGAAGTGTTCATTGA
- a CDS encoding chemotaxis protein CheA, which translates to MDMSQYLEVFIEESKEHLQAINEQLLELEKAPEDMSIVNEIFRSAHTLKGMSATMGFEDLANLTHQMENVLDGIRNHKITVTPEILDVVFQAVDHLEAMIMSIAEGGDGKRDVKEVVDQLKRIEQGESPTKLGTEQTSSSNISLTQTYGEFEYNVLQQSKEQGFFAYEIRVKLRADCLLKSARVFMIFEALNEAGEVIKSNPPVEMLEEEKFDREFIVTVVTKKSAEELYERIMKVSEVEEVDVALFDIDERKKTNDVEVVQEETMQQQAATVEKEQRPKSVEANAATKQSISANKTIRVNIERLDILMNLFEELVIDRGRLEQISRELNHPELHETVERMSRISSDLQNIILNMRMVPVETVFNRFPRMVRQLARELGKKVKLEIIGAETELDRTVIDEIGDPLVHLLRNAIDHGIETPDVRRANGKPEEGTVKLKAYHSGNHVFIEIEDDGAGINRDKVLQKAMDKGIISQQNAANLTDRQVYELIFAPGFSTADKISDISGRGVGLDVVKSTIESLGGAVTVDSEEGKGSIFSIQLPLTLSIISVLLVEIQQEKYAIPLSSIIETAIIKKEDIFHAHNQRVIDFRGKVVPLVFLKEIFEVPTISEEKEFVSVVIVRKGEKMAGLVVDSFIGQQEVVLKSLGNYLTSVFAISGATILGDGQVALIIDCNALIK; encoded by the coding sequence ATGGACATGAGCCAATATTTGGAAGTGTTCATTGAAGAAAGTAAAGAGCATTTACAAGCAATCAATGAACAGTTGCTAGAATTGGAAAAAGCACCTGAAGACATGTCGATTGTAAACGAGATTTTCCGTTCAGCACATACGTTGAAAGGAATGTCTGCAACGATGGGGTTTGAAGATTTAGCAAATTTGACCCATCAAATGGAAAATGTGCTTGACGGCATTCGCAACCATAAAATTACCGTTACCCCAGAAATATTAGATGTTGTTTTTCAGGCAGTGGATCATTTAGAAGCGATGATTATGTCCATTGCGGAAGGCGGCGATGGCAAGCGTGATGTAAAAGAAGTAGTCGATCAATTAAAACGTATTGAACAAGGGGAGTCACCGACTAAATTAGGAACGGAACAGACTAGTTCTTCTAATATATCACTTACCCAAACTTACGGAGAATTTGAGTACAATGTGCTGCAACAATCAAAAGAGCAAGGCTTTTTTGCGTATGAAATACGCGTTAAATTACGAGCTGACTGTTTATTAAAATCTGCACGCGTGTTTATGATATTTGAAGCATTAAACGAAGCAGGCGAAGTGATTAAATCGAACCCTCCTGTAGAGATGCTTGAGGAGGAGAAGTTTGATCGGGAATTCATTGTCACCGTTGTAACGAAAAAATCAGCAGAAGAATTATATGAGCGGATAATGAAAGTTTCCGAAGTGGAAGAAGTGGACGTAGCACTATTCGATATAGATGAGCGGAAGAAAACAAACGATGTCGAAGTTGTTCAGGAAGAAACAATGCAACAACAAGCAGCAACCGTCGAGAAAGAACAGCGTCCGAAAAGTGTTGAGGCAAATGCAGCGACAAAGCAATCGATATCAGCAAATAAAACGATCCGCGTTAATATCGAACGACTCGATATTTTAATGAATTTATTTGAGGAGCTTGTCATTGACCGCGGGCGTTTGGAGCAAATTTCCCGCGAATTAAATCATCCGGAACTTCATGAAACGGTGGAACGAATGTCGCGCATTTCAAGCGATTTACAAAACATTATTTTAAATATGCGCATGGTGCCGGTAGAAACGGTCTTTAACCGCTTCCCGCGCATGGTTCGTCAGTTGGCGCGTGAATTAGGGAAAAAAGTAAAGCTAGAAATCATCGGGGCGGAAACAGAGCTTGATCGCACGGTTATTGATGAAATCGGTGATCCGCTTGTTCACCTTCTCCGCAATGCAATTGACCATGGCATTGAAACACCAGATGTGCGTCGGGCAAACGGCAAACCGGAAGAAGGAACGGTAAAATTAAAAGCGTATCATAGCGGTAATCATGTGTTTATTGAAATAGAGGACGATGGTGCCGGCATTAATCGTGATAAAGTGTTGCAAAAAGCGATGGATAAGGGAATTATTTCCCAGCAAAACGCCGCTAATTTAACGGATAGGCAAGTGTATGAGCTTATTTTTGCTCCTGGTTTTTCGACGGCAGACAAAATTTCTGATATTTCTGGACGCGGAGTTGGGCTTGATGTTGTCAAAAGCACGATCGAATCGCTTGGCGGTGCGGTGACAGTGGATTCCGAGGAAGGAAAAGGATCCATTTTTTCGATTCAACTGCCGTTAACATTGTCCATTATTTCAGTGCTGCTTGTTGAAATTCAACAAGAAAAATATGCTATTCCATTATCATCCATTATTGAGACAGCGATCATTAAGAAAGAAGATATTTTCCATGCGCATAATCAGCGAGTCATTGATTTCCGTGGAAAAGTTGTCCCGCTTGTATTCTTAAAAGAAATTTTTGAAGTACCAACTATATCGGAAGAGAAAGAATTTGTTTCCGTGGTCATCGTTCGCAAAGGGGAAAAAATGGCGGGCCTTGTTGTTGATTCCTTTATTGGGCAACAGGAAGTC